A stretch of DNA from Streptomyces sp. NBC_01197:
TCGAGGAACAGCGCGCCATCGCCCTGCTCAGCAGGGTGTCGTACGGCCGAGTCGCCGCCAGTATGCGCGCGCTCCCCTTCCTGGCCATCGCCCGGCACATCGTCTCGGACGGCTGCGTCATCCTGCGGCTGCACGCGGGCCACGGGCACCACGAGGCCTGCGCGGGCAGCGTCGTCGCCTACGCGGCGGACAACCTTGCCTCCGGGGACGTACACCTCTGGTCGGTCCAGTTCACCGGAACCGCCGAGCTGACCGTCCCGGCCCCCGAAGAGATCGCACAGTTCGAAGCGGCCCCGGCCCGGGTGAACGGCGAGCCGTACGAAGCGGTCTATCTGCGTATCAGGCCGCGGTTCGCCACGCTGGACCGGATGGAGTACACCGCTCCGGAAACAGCCGCCGTCTCCCGGTGATCTAACATCTGGCGAGTGCCGCGCTCATATGCACCACCGCATGTCGCAACACCGCCTGTCGGGGAGCTGCTGCGCCGCTACCGGTCCACCGGTGATGCGCTCTCCTGCGAGCCCGTCGCCCAGGGGCTGCTCAACCGCGGCTACCGGCTCGCCACCACCCACGGCGACTACTTCCTCAAACACCACCTCGACGGCGACCCGGCCGCGATCAGCCGCCAGCACCGCGCCACCCAGCGCCTCCAGGTGCTCGGGGTCCCCGTCGCACCGCCGCTGGCCGACACGGACGGCGACACCGTCACGGTGATCGGCGGCCGCTGCTACGCGCTGCACCCCTGGATCGACGGGCGGCACCGGGAAGGTGCCCAGCTCAGCACGGCGTGCTCCCGGCGGCTCGGCGCGCTCCTCGGGCTGGTCCACACCGGTCTGGAACGGGTGATGGAGGCCGAGTCGGCGCCGCCCGAGCACGAGAGCGCCGACCCCGCCGACACCTTCGCGGTCATCGAGGAACTGCTCTCCAGGCTGGCCTGCCGGCAGTCCGGCCGCGACACCTTCGACGAACTGGCCGAACACCGGCTGCGCGAGCGCCGCCGCCTCCTGGAGCGCCATGCGCACCGGCGCCCGCCGCCGGGCACGGCGGGCGGCTGGGTGCACGGCGACTTCCATCCGCTGAACCTGCTGTACCGGGGCGCCGAACCGGCCGCGATCATCGACTGGGACCGGCTGGGCGTGAAGCCGCGCGCCGAGGAGGCGGTCAGAGCGGCGGTGATCTTCTTCGTGCAGCCCACGGGCGAGCTGGAGCTGGCGAAGGTACGGGCCTACGCGCGCGCGTACCGGCGGGCCGCTTCGGCGGGCCCCGCGGAGCTGGCCGCCGCGGTCCACCGGGTGTGGTGGGAGCGGCTCAACGACTTCTGGACGCTGCGCTGGCGCTACCAGCTGCACGACCGCAGGGCCGACCCGCTGTTTCCTGCGGCGTCGGCCCTGGTGGTGTGGTGGACCCGTGAGTACGAGGCGGTCCGCGAGGCGTTCTCGGGGTGAGGCCCCTGGCCGGGGGCTCCTGAGCTACCGGCCTTACGGTCCGTGCCGGGCTCAGCCGCGCCCCTTGCGGAGCTCAGTTGCCCGTCGCGCCGGCCGCCGCGTCGCCCGTGGTGGTCCCCGTCGCGCCGCCGGCCGTGCTAGCCCCGTCCGTGGTGGCGCCGCCCGCCGGGCTGCCCCCGCCGGCGGTCGTCGAACCGTCCGACGCACCGCCGTTGTCACTGCCGCCGTTGTCCGTGTTGCCGCCCGTGGACGAGGTACCGCCGTCCGACGACGTACCCCCGTTGTCGGTGCCGCCGTTCGTCTTGCCGCCGGTGGACGACGTACCGCCGTTCGTCGACGTACCGCCCGAGGTGGACGGGGAAGCGGGCGGGGGCGACGAGGGCGTGTGGTTGCTCGGGGTGTCCGAGGGGGTGCCCGAAGGCTGCTGGGTGTACTGGCCGCCGCTGGACGCGCCGGGGTCCGTGCTGGTGTCCGGCGAGGAGTCGTCCGACGGGGTGTCGCTCGGCTTGTCGACCTTGGAGTGGGAGGGCGCGGGCGACTTGTCGGTGGATGAACCACCGGAGCTTCCGCTGCCCGGCAGGCCCTGCGCGAGGACGATGCCCGCGCCGATGGCGACCACCGCGAGCACAGCGACCACCCAGATCCAGCCACGGCCGCCCCGGCTCCTGCCCCTGCCTCCGCCGTCGTACGAACCGTCGTCCGGGTTCATCGGCGGCAGGATCGGGCCCTGCGAGGTGTCACCGTGCTGCGGATGGCTGAGCGCCGTGGTGGCCGCTGTGCCCATCGCCGGGGTGGAGCCGCCCTCGTGCATCACGACCGGGCCGGTGTTCCACGTACCCGTGTGACCGCCCTGCTGCTGGAGCATCTGCAGCGAGTACGCGACCAGCGCCCGCATCTCCTCGGCGCTCTGGAACCGGTCGTCCGGGTCCTTCGCGAGGGACCGCATCACGAGCCCGTCGAGCTCCGGCGGCACCGCGTCCGACACCTGCGACGGCGGGACCGGCATGTCCTGAACGTGCTGGTAGACCACCGAGAGCGGGGTCTCCCCGGTGAACGGGGGCCGCATCGCGAGCAGTTCGTACAGCAGGCAGCCCGTCGCGTACAGGTCGGAGCGGTGGTCGACGGCCTTGCCGAGCGCCTGCTCGGGGGAGAGGTACTGGGGGGTGCCCATGACCATGCCGGTCTGGGTCATCGTCGACTGCGCGCCGTGCAGGGCGCGGGCGATACCGAAGTCCATCACCTTGACCGCGCCGCCGTCCGTGATGATCACGTTGGCGGGCTTGATGTCACGGTGCACGATGCCGTGCTGGTGCGAGTAGGCGAGCGCCTCCAGTACACCGGAGACGATGATCAGCGCCTGCTCGGGCGGCGGGGCCTCGGCGTTGATCAGCAGATCGCGGATGGTGCGGCCCTCGACCAGCTCCATCACGATGTAGGGGACGGTGTTGCCGCCCCAGTAGTCCTCGCCCGAGTCGTACACGGCGACCACGGCATGGTGGTTGAGGCCCGCGACCGACTGTGCCTCGCGGGTGAACCGGGCCTTGGAGACCGGGTCCTCGGCGAGGTCGGACCGGAGCAGCTTGACGGCGACGGTGCGGCCGAGCCGCACGTCCTCGGCTGCGAACACCTCGGCCATGCCGCCACGGCCGAGCCGGTGGGTCAGCCGGTAGCGGCCGTCGCCGACGAGTCCGCCGACGCCCCACGACTCCGGCACGTCCGACACCCCGCCGCCCTCTGCCTCGGATTCGGGTGCCATCAGTCCTCGCCGTCGTGTAGGTCCGCGTCAGCGGTGGTACGCGGGTGATGCTCGGGTGGTCCTCGCGGCCCAGTGCCACGCC
This window harbors:
- a CDS encoding protein kinase domain-containing protein, with the protein product MAPESEAEGGGVSDVPESWGVGGLVGDGRYRLTHRLGRGGMAEVFAAEDVRLGRTVAVKLLRSDLAEDPVSKARFTREAQSVAGLNHHAVVAVYDSGEDYWGGNTVPYIVMELVEGRTIRDLLINAEAPPPEQALIIVSGVLEALAYSHQHGIVHRDIKPANVIITDGGAVKVMDFGIARALHGAQSTMTQTGMVMGTPQYLSPEQALGKAVDHRSDLYATGCLLYELLAMRPPFTGETPLSVVYQHVQDMPVPPSQVSDAVPPELDGLVMRSLAKDPDDRFQSAEEMRALVAYSLQMLQQQGGHTGTWNTGPVVMHEGGSTPAMGTAATTALSHPQHGDTSQGPILPPMNPDDGSYDGGGRGRSRGGRGWIWVVAVLAVVAIGAGIVLAQGLPGSGSSGGSSTDKSPAPSHSKVDKPSDTPSDDSSPDTSTDPGASSGGQYTQQPSGTPSDTPSNHTPSSPPPASPSTSGGTSTNGGTSSTGGKTNGGTDNGGTSSDGGTSSTGGNTDNGGSDNGGASDGSTTAGGGSPAGGATTDGASTAGGATGTTTGDAAAGATGN
- a CDS encoding phosphotransferase, which encodes MPRSYAPPHVATPPVGELLRRYRSTGDALSCEPVAQGLLNRGYRLATTHGDYFLKHHLDGDPAAISRQHRATQRLQVLGVPVAPPLADTDGDTVTVIGGRCYALHPWIDGRHREGAQLSTACSRRLGALLGLVHTGLERVMEAESAPPEHESADPADTFAVIEELLSRLACRQSGRDTFDELAEHRLRERRRLLERHAHRRPPPGTAGGWVHGDFHPLNLLYRGAEPAAIIDWDRLGVKPRAEEAVRAAVIFFVQPTGELELAKVRAYARAYRRAASAGPAELAAAVHRVWWERLNDFWTLRWRYQLHDRRADPLFPAASALVVWWTREYEAVREAFSG
- a CDS encoding pyridoxamine 5'-phosphate oxidase family protein, yielding MPIEEQRAIALLSRVSYGRVAASMRALPFLAIARHIVSDGCVILRLHAGHGHHEACAGSVVAYAADNLASGDVHLWSVQFTGTAELTVPAPEEIAQFEAAPARVNGEPYEAVYLRIRPRFATLDRMEYTAPETAAVSR